Proteins from a single region of Sphingopyxis sp. BSN-002:
- a CDS encoding dihydrolipoamide acetyltransferase family protein, giving the protein MARYSFRLPDIGEGIAEAEIVAWHVKVGDRIEEDAQLADMMTDKATVEMESPVTGIVVELAGEVGDMVSIGSTLAVIETEGEGAVDAPPADTPVKEEIVAETPGAEEISVAEVAPAPTPAPAPVPAPEPAPVAAPAAHSRAVLASPAVRARAKDLGVDLGQVHAEGDRIRHSDLDAFLRYSGGQGYHAPGVSRARADEPVKVIGMRRKIAENMAASKRAIPHFTYVEEMDVTALEEMRADLNANRGGRPKLTMLPFLIVAICRTIPQFPMINARYDDEGGVVTRYGAVHLGMATQTDAGLMVPVIRDAQDKNVWQLASEISRLAEAARTGKAKVEELTGGTLTVTSLGPLGGIATTPVINRPEVAIIGPNKIVERPVFDGDDIRRAKLMNLSISCDHRVVDGWDAASYVQALKKLIETPVLLFAD; this is encoded by the coding sequence ATGGCTCGTTATTCGTTCCGTCTGCCCGACATCGGCGAAGGCATTGCCGAGGCCGAGATCGTCGCCTGGCACGTCAAGGTCGGCGATCGCATCGAGGAAGATGCGCAGCTTGCCGACATGATGACCGACAAGGCGACCGTCGAAATGGAATCGCCGGTGACGGGGATCGTGGTCGAACTGGCGGGCGAGGTCGGCGACATGGTGTCGATCGGTTCGACGCTCGCGGTGATCGAGACCGAAGGCGAGGGCGCCGTCGACGCGCCGCCCGCCGATACGCCGGTCAAGGAAGAAATCGTGGCTGAAACGCCGGGGGCCGAAGAAATTTCGGTTGCCGAAGTCGCGCCTGCTCCGACACCCGCGCCTGCGCCCGTTCCAGCACCCGAACCGGCTCCCGTCGCTGCGCCCGCCGCGCATAGCCGCGCTGTCCTCGCTTCGCCCGCCGTGCGTGCGCGCGCCAAAGATCTGGGCGTCGATCTGGGGCAGGTTCATGCCGAGGGCGACCGCATCCGCCATTCCGACCTCGACGCTTTCCTGCGCTACAGCGGCGGGCAGGGCTATCACGCGCCGGGCGTCAGCCGCGCCCGCGCCGACGAGCCCGTCAAGGTCATCGGCATGCGCCGCAAGATCGCCGAGAATATGGCGGCGTCGAAGCGCGCGATCCCGCATTTCACCTATGTCGAGGAAATGGACGTCACCGCGCTCGAAGAGATGCGCGCCGATTTGAACGCCAATCGCGGCGGGCGTCCGAAGCTGACGATGCTGCCCTTCCTGATCGTCGCGATCTGCCGCACGATCCCGCAATTTCCGATGATCAACGCGCGCTACGACGACGAAGGCGGCGTGGTGACGCGCTATGGCGCGGTGCATCTGGGCATGGCGACGCAGACCGACGCAGGGCTGATGGTTCCGGTTATCCGCGATGCGCAGGACAAGAATGTATGGCAACTCGCGAGTGAAATCAGTCGCTTGGCTGAGGCCGCGCGGACCGGCAAGGCGAAGGTCGAGGAACTGACCGGCGGCACGCTGACCGTGACCTCGCTCGGCCCGCTCGGCGGCATCGCGACGACGCCGGTGATCAACCGCCCCGAAGTCGCGATAATCGGCCCGAACAAGATCGTCGAGCGCCCGGTCTTCGACGGCGACGACATCCGCCGCGCGAAACTGATGAACCTCTCGATCAGCTGCGACCACCGCGTCGTCGATGGCTGGGACGCCGCGAGCTATGTGCAGGCGCTCAAGAAGCTGATCGAGACGCCGGTTCTGCTGTTCGCCGATTAA
- a CDS encoding DUF11 domain-containing protein, with amino-acid sequence MTSKLTYWGVIGLAATSVVAASPAYAAGTAAGASITNTATVDYQVGGVSQGQQTASNTFVVDRVVNLTVIDLDGATTTVVPGQANAVTTFRLTNNSNETLDFALAATQAAGGAGAHAGPADNFDLPALSIYRDTNGNNTYDAGTDTLVTFADELPADSSVVLFVVGNIPATRVNNDRAVVQLRATAREGGTAGSMGAAITQTTGANTAAKDTVFADTAGVNDAARDGAHSAADDYTVQTATLAVSKSSRVISDPINGTTNPKLIPGAVVEYCIAVGNSGGAPATSVLVNDPVPAQLTFNAGSILLGGTYTGTVPSGTCDFNGTAGGSYTGTTVSGTIASIAAGASSTLVFRATVN; translated from the coding sequence ATGACCAGCAAGCTGACTTACTGGGGTGTCATCGGTCTGGCAGCGACGTCCGTCGTTGCTGCCAGCCCGGCTTATGCAGCCGGGACCGCCGCAGGCGCCTCGATTACGAATACCGCCACCGTCGACTATCAGGTCGGGGGCGTCTCTCAGGGCCAGCAGACGGCGTCGAACACTTTCGTCGTCGACCGCGTGGTCAACCTGACCGTCATCGACCTCGACGGGGCCACGACGACCGTGGTTCCGGGACAGGCCAATGCCGTCACGACCTTTCGCCTGACGAACAACTCGAACGAAACGCTCGACTTCGCACTCGCGGCCACCCAGGCAGCGGGCGGAGCAGGCGCGCACGCGGGTCCGGCGGACAATTTCGACCTTCCCGCGCTTTCGATCTATCGCGATACCAATGGCAACAACACCTATGATGCCGGTACCGATACGCTCGTGACCTTTGCCGACGAACTGCCGGCGGACTCGAGCGTCGTGCTGTTCGTGGTTGGCAATATTCCGGCCACCCGCGTGAACAACGACCGTGCGGTCGTCCAGCTGCGTGCCACGGCACGCGAGGGCGGCACGGCCGGTTCGATGGGCGCCGCTATCACCCAGACGACGGGTGCCAACACTGCGGCCAAGGACACCGTCTTTGCCGACACCGCCGGTGTGAACGATGCGGCACGCGACGGCGCGCACAGCGCCGCCGACGACTATACGGTGCAGACGGCCACGCTGGCTGTGTCGAAAAGCAGCCGCGTCATCTCGGATCCGATCAACGGTACGACGAATCCGAAACTGATTCCGGGCGCTGTGGTCGAATATTGCATCGCGGTCGGCAACTCCGGCGGCGCTCCCGCGACGTCGGTGCTCGTCAATGACCCGGTTCCGGCGCAGCTGACCTTCAACGCAGGTTCGATCCTGCTTGGCGGCACCTACACCGGCACCGTGCCCAGCGGCACCTGCGACTTCAACGGGACCGCAGGTGGCAGCTACACGGGCACGACCGTGAGCGGCACGATCGCATCGATCGCGGCGGGTGCTTCGAGCACCCTCGTGTTCCGCGCGACGGTCAACTGA
- a CDS encoding AI-2E family transporter: MAEDRGRKDARGAPADPLRQLEIDDFRRDRLLAALALILGAAFCLGLPFALKAGAEFFLPLTAAIVISIALVPLLEWLERHGVPSSLAAFLSLAGFVAIINAALAIIVLPATGWFARIPESIPRIQSNLAPLIDFYSSLQKFVDRTLTSVATGTEATAQAVAAQAPASVVDYFISAAPAAAIQLFFAVLVIFFFLAGWTRLRRGTIRRRGSFDGAMQTARVIQNVVDATADYLATITMINAILGLTVSLLLWALGMPSPFMWGGIVSICNFVPYLGPIVAATLLALGGLMTFDAVGFALLPALIFIGVHLVEANLVTPLVLGKRLTINPLLILVSLSFWGWVWGTPGALLAVPLLLILQTILASTGTPDLAGFLFEHGTLTTAEEVRDRLNRTKDESDG; encoded by the coding sequence GTGGCTGAAGACAGGGGCAGGAAGGACGCACGCGGCGCGCCCGCAGACCCCCTGCGCCAGCTCGAAATCGACGATTTTCGCCGCGATCGCCTGCTGGCGGCGCTGGCGCTGATCCTCGGCGCGGCCTTTTGCCTGGGGCTGCCCTTCGCGTTGAAGGCCGGCGCCGAATTCTTCCTGCCGCTGACCGCTGCGATCGTCATCTCGATCGCGCTTGTGCCCCTGCTCGAATGGCTCGAGCGGCACGGCGTGCCGTCGTCGCTGGCCGCATTCCTGTCGCTCGCGGGCTTCGTCGCGATCATCAATGCCGCGCTCGCGATCATCGTGCTGCCCGCAACCGGCTGGTTTGCAAGGATTCCCGAATCGATTCCGCGAATCCAGAGCAACCTCGCGCCGCTCATCGATTTCTATTCGAGCCTTCAGAAATTCGTCGATCGCACCCTGACCTCGGTCGCGACCGGCACCGAAGCTACGGCGCAGGCGGTCGCAGCGCAGGCGCCGGCGTCGGTGGTGGACTATTTCATCTCGGCGGCGCCCGCGGCAGCGATCCAGCTTTTCTTCGCTGTGCTCGTGATCTTCTTCTTCCTTGCCGGCTGGACGCGGCTGCGGCGGGGTACGATCCGTCGTCGCGGAAGTTTCGACGGGGCGATGCAGACCGCGCGGGTCATCCAGAATGTCGTCGATGCGACCGCCGACTATCTCGCCACAATCACCATGATCAACGCGATCCTCGGGCTTACGGTGTCGCTGTTGCTGTGGGCGCTCGGGATGCCGTCGCCCTTCATGTGGGGCGGGATCGTCAGCATCTGCAATTTCGTGCCCTATCTGGGGCCGATCGTCGCCGCGACACTGCTGGCGCTCGGCGGGCTGATGACCTTCGACGCCGTCGGATTCGCGCTATTGCCGGCGCTGATCTTCATCGGCGTGCATCTGGTCGAGGCGAATCTCGTTACGCCGCTGGTCCTCGGCAAGCGGCTGACGATCAATCCGCTGCTGATTCTCGTTTCGCTCAGCTTCTGGGGATGGGTTTGGGGAACGCCGGGAGCGCTGCTCGCGGTGCCCCTGCTGCTGATCCTGCAGACGATCCTCGCGTCGACCGGAACGCCGGATCTGGCGGGTTTCCTGTTCGAGCACGGCACGCTGACGACCGCCGAAGAGGTGCGTGACAGATTAAATCGCACAAAGGACGAAAGCGACGGTTGA
- a CDS encoding DUF2842 domain-containing protein, whose product MSQLPADPQPSWRKPAGIFIILALIAIWAAGIVALSPWVGTWPILVQAIFYLVAGIIWVLPLKPLLRWMELGRWRG is encoded by the coding sequence GTGAGCCAGCTTCCCGCCGACCCGCAGCCGAGCTGGCGCAAGCCCGCCGGAATTTTCATCATCCTTGCCCTGATCGCGATCTGGGCGGCCGGCATCGTCGCGCTGTCACCATGGGTCGGCACCTGGCCGATCCTGGTTCAGGCGATCTTCTACCTCGTTGCAGGAATCATCTGGGTGCTCCCGCTGAAGCCGTTGCTACGCTGGATGGAGCTCGGGCGGTGGCGCGGCTGA
- a CDS encoding 5-formyltetrahydrofolate cyclo-ligase, which produces MLSDDLAQQKQHLRERLRFRRKHFVANLDALARLAAFRALPAPLAAPVAGHAPVAAYIPWGDEPDILPMLADCPELALPHHAARVEAMDFRRWAPGDPLVKGPWSTRQPADIAEMVRPALIFCPLVGFDRNGGRLGQGGGHYDRYFARFPDVPRIGVGWSVQEIDAVPAEPTDIILDAILTEQEYIVTGDRL; this is translated from the coding sequence ATGCTTTCCGACGACCTTGCGCAGCAAAAACAGCATCTACGCGAGAGACTGCGCTTCCGCCGCAAGCATTTCGTGGCCAATCTCGACGCTCTGGCGCGGCTCGCGGCCTTTCGCGCCCTTCCCGCGCCGCTCGCGGCACCGGTTGCCGGTCACGCGCCGGTGGCGGCCTATATCCCATGGGGCGACGAGCCCGACATACTGCCGATGCTCGCCGATTGTCCGGAACTTGCGTTGCCGCACCACGCAGCCCGCGTCGAGGCCATGGATTTTCGCCGCTGGGCACCCGGCGATCCGCTGGTCAAGGGGCCGTGGAGTACGCGGCAGCCCGCCGACATCGCCGAAATGGTCCGGCCTGCGCTCATTTTCTGCCCGCTCGTCGGCTTTGACCGGAACGGCGGACGGTTGGGCCAGGGGGGCGGCCATTACGACCGCTATTTCGCACGCTTTCCCGATGTTCCGCGGATCGGCGTGGGCTGGTCCGTACAGGAAATCGACGCAGTACCCGCCGAACCCACCGACATCATTCTCGACGCCATTCTGACCGAGCAGGAATATATCGTTACCGGAGACCGTTTGTGA
- a CDS encoding cell division protein ZapA: MADVKLNIAGRVYDVHCADGQEPQLIQLATLVDEKVRSMPGGTEIRQMLFAALMLADEAQEAKGKADKAEPQSDSLRAAVALAESREAQARDELKAALAELAELKKAPPTEAVQPRPSHDRALLQIADRIEALATKVEQIP; encoded by the coding sequence GTGGCTGACGTCAAGCTCAACATCGCCGGGCGCGTCTATGACGTGCATTGCGCCGACGGACAGGAGCCGCAGCTGATCCAGCTTGCGACCCTGGTTGACGAGAAGGTGCGCTCGATGCCCGGCGGCACCGAAATCCGCCAGATGCTCTTCGCGGCGCTGATGCTCGCCGACGAGGCGCAGGAAGCGAAGGGCAAGGCCGACAAGGCCGAGCCGCAGTCCGATTCGCTCCGCGCCGCGGTCGCGCTCGCCGAAAGTCGCGAGGCGCAGGCGCGCGACGAGCTGAAAGCCGCGCTCGCGGAACTGGCCGAGTTGAAAAAGGCGCCACCGACCGAGGCAGTCCAGCCGCGTCCGTCGCACGACCGCGCGCTCTTGCAGATTGCCGACCGTATCGAGGCGCTTGCAACCAAGGTCGAGCAAATCCCTTGA
- the tkt gene encoding transketolase, protein MTLPERQLANAIRALAMDAVQAANSGHPGMPMGMADVATVLYSDYLKFDPTAPKWADRDRFVLSAGHGSMLAYATLHLAGYAHPTMEEIRNFRQLNSPCAGHPENFELAGVETTTGPLGQGLATAVGMALAERHLNAIYGDDLVDHRTWVIAGDGCLMEGINHEAIGLAGHLGLGRLIVLWDDNKITIDGSTDLSTSEDVKARYAATGWHVDSCDGHDGADIRRAIDGALADNRPSLIACRTLIGFGAPNKQGTSATHGSPLGADEVAAAREALGWTSEPFVIPGDVASAWAAFGEKGKKLHSEWNDRLANNEKKSDFETRLSGKVVPGDAFKAYLDGLVAEPPKVATRKASENTLTALTADIASLVGGSADLTGSNNTKTSSTKPLTKNDYSGRYVYYGIREFGMSAAMNGMALHGGVVPYGGTFLVFADYCRAAIRLSALQKQRVVYVMTHDSIGLGEDGPTHQPIEHLQSLRAMPNLLVLRPADAVETAECWALALAQEDRPSLLALTRQNLPPLRHDVTENLCLKGGYRLRAASAAKKVVLVATGSEVSLAMEVADQLEAAGQGADVVSMVSTELFDEQTAAYQADILPDDALIVSIEAGTTFGWERYTGRHGLRFGIDSFGASAPIEDLFRHFGLTADAITPQILAKLGN, encoded by the coding sequence ATGACACTGCCCGAACGTCAGCTTGCCAACGCGATCCGCGCGCTTGCGATGGATGCCGTACAGGCCGCGAACAGCGGTCATCCCGGGATGCCCATGGGCATGGCCGACGTCGCCACCGTCCTTTATTCGGACTATCTGAAATTCGATCCGACGGCGCCGAAATGGGCCGATCGCGACCGATTCGTGCTGTCGGCGGGGCACGGCTCGATGCTCGCCTATGCGACGCTGCATCTCGCGGGCTACGCGCACCCGACGATGGAGGAAATCCGCAATTTCCGTCAGCTCAACAGCCCGTGCGCCGGGCATCCCGAGAATTTCGAGCTTGCCGGCGTAGAGACCACGACGGGGCCGCTGGGGCAGGGGCTGGCGACCGCGGTCGGCATGGCGCTCGCCGAGCGGCATCTGAACGCAATCTATGGCGACGATCTTGTCGATCACCGCACCTGGGTGATTGCCGGCGACGGTTGCCTGATGGAAGGCATCAACCACGAAGCGATCGGCCTCGCCGGCCATCTCGGCCTCGGCCGCCTGATCGTGCTGTGGGACGATAACAAGATCACGATCGACGGGTCGACCGACCTGTCGACGAGCGAGGATGTGAAGGCGCGTTATGCCGCGACCGGCTGGCACGTCGACAGCTGCGACGGCCATGACGGAGCCGATATCCGCCGCGCGATCGATGGTGCGCTTGCGGATAACCGGCCGTCGCTGATCGCGTGCCGGACGCTGATCGGCTTCGGGGCTCCCAACAAGCAGGGCACTTCGGCGACGCACGGTTCGCCGCTGGGCGCCGATGAGGTGGCGGCGGCGCGCGAGGCGCTCGGCTGGACCTCCGAGCCGTTCGTCATTCCGGGCGATGTCGCTTCTGCCTGGGCCGCCTTCGGCGAGAAGGGCAAAAAACTTCATTCCGAATGGAATGATCGTCTCGCAAATAACGAAAAGAAAAGCGATTTTGAGACCCGCTTGAGCGGCAAGGTCGTTCCGGGCGATGCGTTCAAGGCCTATCTCGACGGGCTTGTCGCCGAGCCGCCGAAGGTCGCGACGCGCAAGGCTTCGGAGAATACGCTGACCGCTTTGACGGCGGACATCGCGTCGCTCGTCGGCGGCAGCGCCGACCTGACGGGTTCGAACAACACCAAAACATCGTCGACCAAACCACTGACGAAGAATGATTATTCGGGTCGCTATGTCTATTACGGCATTCGCGAGTTCGGCATGTCGGCGGCGATGAACGGCATGGCGCTGCACGGTGGCGTCGTCCCCTATGGCGGCACCTTCCTCGTGTTCGCCGACTATTGCCGCGCGGCGATCCGCCTGTCGGCGCTGCAGAAGCAGCGCGTCGTCTATGTGATGACGCACGACAGCATCGGGCTTGGCGAAGACGGCCCGACGCACCAGCCGATCGAGCATCTCCAGTCGCTGCGCGCGATGCCCAATCTGCTGGTTCTGCGCCCCGCCGACGCGGTCGAGACCGCCGAATGCTGGGCGTTGGCGCTCGCACAGGAAGACCGGCCGTCGCTGCTCGCGCTCACGCGTCAGAACCTCCCGCCGCTGCGTCATGACGTCACGGAAAATCTTTGCCTGAAAGGCGGTTACCGCCTGCGCGCTGCGTCGGCAGCCAAGAAAGTGGTGCTCGTCGCTACCGGCTCCGAAGTCTCGCTGGCGATGGAAGTTGCCGACCAGCTCGAAGCTGCGGGGCAGGGCGCCGACGTCGTTTCGATGGTCTCGACCGAATTGTTCGACGAACAGACTGCAGCCTATCAGGCCGACATCCTGCCCGACGATGCGCTGATCGTCTCGATCGAAGCGGGCACGACCTTCGGCTGGGAGCGCTACACCGGCCGCCACGGCCTGCGCTTCGGCATCGACAGCTTTGGCGCTTCGGCACCGATTGAAGACCTATTCAGGCATTTCGGCCTTACCGCCGACGCAATCACCCCCCAGATCCTGGCAAAGCTCGGCAACTAA
- the gap gene encoding type I glyceraldehyde-3-phosphate dehydrogenase — protein MAVKVAINGFGRIGRNVARAILERTDHDLELVSINDLADAKANARLFQRDSVHGPFNGTVEVDGNDLIVNGKRIQVTAERDPAKLPHAANGVDIALECTGFFTDRKGGQAHLDAGAKRVLISAPAKEVDLTVVYGVNHDKIGPEHVIVSNASCTTNCLAPLAKVLHEKIGIERGLMTTIHAYTNDQKILDQIHSDPRRARAAAMSMIPTSTGAAVAVGLVLPELKGKLDGSSIRVPTPNVSVVDLTFTPSRDTTKEEVNALLKEAAEGELKGVLGFTDEPLVSIDFNHDAHSSTIDSLETAVIDGKLVRVLSWYDNEWGFSNRMIDTAGVIAKFL, from the coding sequence ATGGCAGTGAAGGTTGCAATCAACGGTTTCGGACGCATCGGCCGCAACGTGGCGCGCGCCATTCTGGAGCGGACCGACCATGATCTGGAACTCGTGTCGATCAACGATCTGGCCGACGCCAAGGCGAACGCCCGCCTGTTCCAGCGCGATTCGGTCCATGGCCCGTTCAACGGCACCGTCGAAGTCGACGGCAACGACCTGATCGTAAACGGCAAGCGCATCCAGGTGACCGCCGAGCGCGATCCCGCCAAGCTGCCGCATGCCGCAAACGGCGTCGACATCGCACTGGAATGCACGGGCTTTTTCACCGACCGCAAGGGCGGTCAGGCGCATCTCGACGCCGGCGCCAAGCGCGTCCTGATCTCGGCGCCGGCCAAGGAAGTCGACCTGACCGTCGTCTATGGCGTGAACCATGACAAGATCGGCCCCGAGCATGTGATCGTCTCGAACGCGTCGTGCACCACCAACTGCCTCGCGCCGCTGGCCAAGGTGCTGCACGAGAAGATCGGCATCGAGCGCGGCCTGATGACCACGATCCACGCTTACACCAACGACCAGAAGATCCTCGACCAGATCCACTCGGATCCGCGCCGCGCCCGCGCCGCCGCGATGTCGATGATTCCGACCAGCACCGGTGCCGCCGTCGCCGTCGGCCTCGTCCTGCCCGAACTCAAGGGCAAGCTCGACGGTTCGTCGATCCGCGTTCCGACCCCGAACGTTTCGGTGGTCGACCTGACCTTCACGCCCAGCCGCGACACGACGAAGGAAGAGGTTAACGCGTTGCTCAAGGAAGCCGCCGAGGGCGAGCTCAAGGGCGTCCTCGGCTTCACCGACGAGCCGCTGGTTTCGATCGATTTCAACCACGATGCGCACAGCTCGACGATCGACAGCCTCGAAACGGCGGTGATCGACGGCAAGCTGGTGCGCGTGCTTAGCTGGTACGACAATGAATGGGGCTTCTCGAACCGCATGATCGACACCGCGGGCGTGATCGCCAAGTTCCTCTGA
- a CDS encoding phosphoglycerate kinase produces the protein MTAFKTLDDIGDVTGKRVLVRVDLNVPMIDGAVSDATRIQAAMPTIRELSDKGAIVLLLAHFGRPKGAKNPTQSLSLVMGGVEDVLGHSVMFIPECVGEGAKAGIAVLAPGDVAVLENTRFYPGEEKNDPAFADALAEIGDLYVNDAFSAAHRAHGSTEGIARRLPAYAGRAMEAELKALDAALGNPAHPVAAVVGGAKVSSKIDVLRNLVGKVDHLIIGGGMANTFLAARGVDVGKSLCEHDLVDTANAIFDSADAAGCTIHLPYDVVVSKEFAPNPPTRTVNVHEVAADEMILDVGPAAVEALADVLKNCRTLVWNGPLGAFETPPFDTATVALAKTAAALTREGSLISVAGGGDTVAALNHAGVAGDFTFVSTAGGAFLEWMEGKPLPGVDALKA, from the coding sequence ATGACCGCGTTCAAAACCCTCGACGATATCGGCGACGTGACCGGCAAGCGCGTTCTCGTGCGCGTCGACCTGAACGTCCCGATGATCGATGGCGCGGTCAGCGATGCGACGCGGATTCAGGCGGCGATGCCGACCATCCGCGAGCTTTCGGACAAGGGCGCGATCGTCCTGCTGCTTGCGCATTTCGGGCGTCCGAAGGGCGCGAAGAACCCGACGCAATCGCTGAGCCTCGTCATGGGCGGGGTCGAGGATGTGCTGGGCCATTCGGTGATGTTCATCCCGGAATGCGTCGGCGAGGGCGCGAAAGCGGGGATCGCGGTGCTGGCGCCGGGCGATGTCGCGGTGCTGGAAAACACGCGCTTCTATCCCGGCGAAGAGAAGAACGATCCGGCCTTTGCCGATGCGCTCGCCGAAATCGGCGATCTGTACGTCAACGATGCCTTTTCGGCGGCGCATCGTGCCCACGGTTCGACCGAGGGCATCGCGCGCCGCCTTCCGGCCTATGCCGGCCGGGCGATGGAGGCTGAACTGAAGGCGCTCGACGCCGCGCTCGGCAATCCGGCGCATCCGGTCGCGGCGGTCGTCGGCGGCGCGAAGGTGTCGAGCAAGATCGACGTGCTGCGCAACCTCGTAGGCAAGGTCGACCATCTGATCATCGGCGGCGGGATGGCGAACACCTTCCTCGCCGCGCGCGGCGTCGATGTCGGCAAGTCGCTTTGCGAGCATGATCTGGTCGACACCGCCAATGCGATCTTCGATAGCGCAGACGCCGCGGGCTGCACGATCCATTTGCCCTACGACGTCGTGGTGTCGAAGGAATTTGCCCCGAACCCGCCGACGCGCACCGTCAACGTCCATGAGGTCGCCGCCGACGAGATGATCCTCGACGTCGGTCCCGCAGCCGTCGAGGCGCTGGCCGATGTGCTCAAGAACTGCCGCACGCTCGTCTGGAACGGCCCGCTCGGCGCGTTCGAGACGCCGCCGTTCGACACCGCCACGGTTGCTCTTGCGAAGACCGCCGCGGCGCTGACCCGCGAAGGCTCGCTGATCTCGGTCGCCGGTGGCGGCGATACCGTTGCTGCACTCAATCACGCCGGGGTTGCCGGCGATTTCACCTTCGTCTCGACGGCGGGCGGCGCTTTCCTCGAATGGATGGAAGGCAAGCCGCTTCCGGGCGTCGACGCCCTGAAAGCCTAG
- a CDS encoding fructose bisphosphate aldolase: MLEQIKSGQGFIAALDQSGGSTPKALKGYGIEADAFSNDEEMFALIHDMRSRIVTAPSFNGDKVIGAILFERTMDGEAGGKPVPALLWERGVVPFLKVDKGLEAEENGVQLMKPNPDLDALCERAVAKGVFGTKMRSVVNLANPVGIKAIVEQQFTEAARIAAHGLVPIIEPEVNIKSPERDAADRLLLKETLAALDAWTGAPVMLKLSLPTEAGLFQPLVDHPKVLRVVALSGGFARPEACVELAKNPGIIASFSRALLEDLRHQMSDEEFDASLGGAINEIHAASVA, translated from the coding sequence ATGCTGGAGCAGATCAAATCGGGGCAGGGCTTTATCGCCGCGCTCGACCAGAGCGGCGGATCGACGCCGAAGGCATTGAAGGGCTATGGCATCGAGGCGGACGCTTTTTCGAACGATGAGGAAATGTTCGCGCTGATCCACGATATGCGCAGCCGTATCGTCACCGCGCCGAGCTTCAACGGCGACAAGGTGATCGGCGCGATCCTCTTCGAGCGCACGATGGACGGTGAGGCGGGCGGCAAGCCGGTGCCGGCGCTGCTCTGGGAACGCGGCGTGGTGCCGTTCCTGAAGGTCGACAAGGGTCTCGAAGCCGAAGAAAATGGCGTCCAGTTGATGAAGCCGAACCCCGATCTAGACGCGCTGTGCGAGCGCGCGGTCGCGAAGGGCGTTTTCGGCACCAAGATGCGCAGCGTCGTCAATCTCGCCAACCCGGTCGGGATCAAGGCGATCGTCGAGCAGCAGTTCACCGAAGCCGCGCGGATCGCAGCGCATGGTCTGGTCCCGATCATCGAACCCGAAGTGAACATCAAGAGCCCCGAGCGCGACGCGGCCGACCGCCTGCTGCTCAAGGAAACGCTTGCAGCGCTCGACGCCTGGACCGGCGCGCCGGTGATGCTGAAGCTGTCGCTGCCGACAGAGGCCGGCCTGTTCCAGCCGCTGGTCGACCATCCGAAGGTTCTGCGCGTCGTCGCGCTGTCGGGCGGTTTCGCGCGGCCCGAGGCGTGCGTCGAACTGGCGAAGAACCCCGGTATCATCGCGAGCTTCAGCCGCGCGTTGCTGGAGGACCTCCGCCACCAGATGAGCGACGAGGAATTCGACGCCTCGCTGGGCGGCGCGATCAACGAAATTCACGCGGCCTCCGTGGCCTGA
- a CDS encoding O-methyltransferase, with product MGERWQAVDDYIAGKLLGADDALAATLANNTAAGLPPIDVSAAQGKMLFLLARMAGAKRILEVGTLGGYSTIWLARALPEDGSLVTLELEAHHAAVARENLERAGLSDKVDIRTGPAAESLAAMAAGDPFDFVFIDADKQNNALYVSEAIRLGRSGTTIIVDNVVREGGVLDATSDDERILGTRALFDMLNADPRIDATAVQTVGSKGWDGFVLARVR from the coding sequence ATGGGAGAGAGGTGGCAAGCCGTCGACGACTATATCGCCGGGAAGCTTCTCGGCGCCGACGACGCGCTTGCCGCCACCCTCGCTAACAACACTGCCGCTGGCCTGCCGCCGATCGACGTGTCGGCGGCTCAGGGCAAGATGCTGTTCCTCCTCGCGCGGATGGCGGGGGCGAAGCGCATCCTCGAAGTCGGCACGCTCGGCGGCTATTCGACGATCTGGCTGGCTCGGGCGCTGCCCGAGGACGGCTCGCTGGTTACGCTCGAACTCGAAGCCCATCACGCGGCGGTCGCGCGCGAAAATCTGGAGCGCGCCGGGCTGTCCGACAAGGTCGATATCCGCACCGGCCCTGCCGCCGAAAGCCTCGCCGCGATGGCGGCGGGCGACCCGTTCGACTTCGTCTTCATCGACGCCGACAAGCAGAACAATGCGCTCTACGTCTCCGAAGCGATCCGCCTCGGGCGCAGCGGCACGACGATCATCGTCGACAATGTCGTGCGTGAGGGCGGGGTACTCGACGCGACGAGCGACGACGAGCGCATCCTCGGCACGCGGGCCTTGTTCGACATGCTGAACGCCGACCCGCGGATCGACGCGACCGCGGTTCAGACGGTCGGATCGAAGGGTTGGGACGGCTTCGTGCTGGCACGGGTGCGCTGA